One segment of Solanum lycopersicum chromosome 1, SLM_r2.1 DNA contains the following:
- the LOC101251513 gene encoding G-type lectin S-receptor-like serine/threonine-protein kinase SD2-2 codes for MIPQKVILILLIIIISMAFEVSSETAKSRMQNVTTEESFSAERKLGSLRRSIKFESLNKSRVLLSGNFTLLSENKTFEMGFFKTNDESKWYLGIWFASIPTPTYVWVANREKPIKNPSLATLGISEDGRLVLKEDSRTIVWETNNLEKASDVKLLDQGNLVLVSNEGVLAWESFDFPTDTWLPGMNLTAKKWLTSWRSTNDPSPGRYSLRLQPHSYGEIVLFYNGTYPYWSTGKWSENAFVDVPEMTVPYIYKFNFESPFTPMASFGYSEVTLENGMPPPLTRFMVDFTGQVKQFTWIQQAQSWNMFWSQPENMCSTYGLCGNLGFCNSKSLNPCKCLPGFTPLDGDSWDAGDFSGGCRRESNEVCGENDRFEEVGMVGYDGARVVSVSGTRNECERECLGNCSCIGLYHNERTNLCKSLYGSLLNLRNLTSDGAVEDKLFVRVQGGGNTRKNQIQVRLLVIEMICGFVVILSVGIGTFLLFRRRRVRRKKKDEEDVFPIMNLKVFSYKELSAVTKGFSEKLGHGGFGTVFLGELSDSSLVAVKRLERAGGGEKEFRAEVCTIGNIQHVNLVRLRGFCTENSHRLLVYEYMSKGPLSAYLRRDSQNLSWDVRFRIAVGTARGITYLHEECRNCIIHCDIKPENILLDEDFSAKVSDFGLAKLLGRDFSRVLATMRGTWGYVAPEWISGLAITTKADVYSYGMTLLELIGGRRNVESPPSAKGEEGGTEEKWFFPPWAARQIVEGNIAAVMDERLHGTYNLTEAERVGLIAIWCIQDDESTRPSMGMVVKMLEGVVEVTMPQPPKLLQALVSGESFHGVGVDSSNGTSRDGGFSSGYNPQHSIYSKDSRASL; via the coding sequence ATGATTCCACAGAAAGTGATTCTCATTTTACTTATCATCATTATTTCTATGGCATTTGAGGTCAGTTCAGAAACAGCAAAATCAAGAATGCAAAATGTAACCACTGAAGAGTCTTTTTCAGCTGAAAGAAAGTTGGGATCTTTGAGAAGGAGCATAAAGTTTGAATCTTTGAACAAATCTAGAGTTTTACTAAGTGGGAACTTCACTCTTTTGAGTGAAAACAAGACATTTGAAATGGGTTTTTTCAAGACTAATGATGAAAGCAAATGGTATTTAGGGATTTGGTTTGCTTCAATTCCTACCCCTACTTATGTTTGGGTTGCTAATCGTGAAAAACCTATCAAGAATCCATCTTTAGCTACTTTGGGGATTAGTGAAGATGGGAGATTAGTTTTGAAGGAAGATTCAAGAACCATTGTATGGGAAACAAACAATTTGGAGAAAGCTAGTGATGTGAAGCTTTTGGACCAAGGGAATTTGGTTCTTGTTTCTAATGAAGGTGTTTTGGCATGGGAAAGTTTTGATTTTCCTACAGATACATGGCTTCCTGGGATGAACTTGACTGCAAAAAAATGGCTGACATCTTGGAGAAGTACTAATGATCCATCACCTGGAAGGTACTCTTTAAGGCTACAACCACATAGTTATGGTGAGATAGTTCTTTTTTATAATGGTACTTATCCATATTGGTCCACTGGGAAATGGAGTGAAAATGCATTTGTTGATGTACCAGAAATGACTGTTCCTTACATTTACAAGTTCAATTTTGAATCACCTTTTACCCCTATGGCATCATTTGGATACTCAGAAGTGACATTAGAGAATGGAATGCCTCCTCCTTTAACTAGGTTCATGGTTGATTTCACTGGACAGGTTAAACAGTTCACTTGGATCCAACAGGCGCAAAGTTGGAACATGTTTTGGTCACAGCCAGAGAATATGTGTAGTACTTATGGTCTTTGTGGGAATTTGGGGTTCTGTAATAGTAAGTCATTGAATCCATGTAAGTGTTTACCAGGGTTCACCCCTTTGGATGGTGATTCATGGGATGCAGGGGATTTTTCGGGTGGCTGTCGCCGCGAGAGTAATGAAGTTTGTGGTGAGAATGATAGGTTTGAGGAGGTTGGAATGGTTGGATATGATGGAGCAAGGGTAGTTTCAGTTTCTGGAACTAGAAATGAATGTGAGAGAGAATGTCTAGGTAATTGTTCTTGTATTGGTTTGTATCACAATGAGAGGACTAATTTGTGCAAGAGTTTATATGGGTCATTGCTCAATCTTAGGAATCTTACTTCTGATGGCGCTGTTGAGGATAAGCTATTTGTTAGAGTTCAAGGAGGAGGAAATACTCGAAAGAATCAGATTCAAGTCAGATTACTTGTGATCGAAATGATCTGTGGATTTGTGGTAATTCTGTCAGTTGGGATTGGGACTTTCTTGTTATTTAGGAGGAGAAGAGTAAGGAGGAAGAAAAAAGATGAGGAAGATGTATTTCCTATAATGAATTTGAAGGTATTTTCATACAAAGAGCTTAGTGCTGTAACGAAGGGATTCTCAGAGAAGCTTGGTCATGGTGGTTTTGGAACCGTGTTCCTAGGGGAGCTATCAGATTCTTCACTTGTAGCTGTGAAGAGACTTGAAAGAGCTGGTGGCGGTGAAAAGGAATTTCGAGCTGAGGTATGCACAATAGGGAACATTCAGCATGTTAATTTAGTGAGATTGAGGGGATTTTGCACTGAAAATTCTCATAGGCTTCTGGTTTATGAGTACATGTCAAAGGGTCCTCTTAGCGCATATTTAAGGAGAGATAGTCAGAATCTAAGTTGGGATGTTAGATTCCGAATTGCTGTAGGGACAGCAAGAGGTATCACTTATTTACACGAAGAGTGTCGCAATTGTATAATACATTGTGACATTAAACCAGAGAATATTCTGCTAGATGAAGATTTTTCAGCAAAGGTTTCTGATTTTGGACTTGCAAAGCTCCTTGGTAGGGACTTTAGTAGAGTGTTGGCAACCATGAGGGGTACCTGGGGCTATGTTGCACCCGAGTGGATCTCTGGTTTAGCGATCACTACGAAAGCTGATGTATATAGctatggcatgacattattggAGTTAATAGGTGGTCGACGCAATGTAGAGTCACCACCTTCAGCTAAAGGTGAAGAGGGCGGAACAGAGGAGAAGTGGTTTTTCCCACCATGGGCAGCACGCCAAATAGTAGAAGGAAACATTGCTGCAGTCATGGATGAAAGACTACATGGAACGTACAATCTCACAGAGGCAGAACGTGTGGGATTGATAGCGATTTGGTGCATTCAAGATGATGAATCAACGAGGCCTTCCATGGGAATGGTGGTGAAAATGTTGGAAGGAGTAGTCGAGGTGACAATGCCTCAACCTCCGAAGCTGCTCCAAGCATTAGTATCTGGCGAATCATTCCATGGGGTAGGAGTTGATTCAAGTAACGGGACATCACGAGACGGAGGTTTCAGCTCGGGTTATAATCCTCAACATTCAATATATTCAAAAGACTCTCGAGCTTCACTTTAG
- the LOC101264761 gene encoding probable E3 ubiquitin-protein ligase RHB1A, with protein sequence MGGCCCSSRKPPQLHGTQVFYYFPPASEEYESLTSDDSAAIAFTSELLDDLNVDRSTPDTYRSPPAPIPFEVDLGHPQSRGGSQFIDETLLQRSYEITNCKDIKFSDRKAETESLLASLKKAGIDLVKSNPSIIKSAEEEDVCPTCLEEYDVDNPRIVSKCNHHFHLSCILEWMERSQTCPICDQEMVYEAL encoded by the exons ATGGGTGGTTGCTGTTGCTCTTCAAGGAAGCCTCCCCAGCTTCATGGAACACAAGTATTTTACTAT TTTCCTCCAGCTTCTGAAGAGTATGAGTCCCTGACATCTGATGATAGTGCTGCTATTGCATTTACCTCTGAGCTCCTGGATGATTTAAACGTAGATAGATCAACACCCGACACTTACCGCTCTCCCCCTGCACCAATTCCATTTGAAGTAGATTTGGGGCATCCACAGTCAAGAGGAGGTTCCCAGTTCATAGATGAAACATTACTTCAACGTAGCTATGAGATAACTAATTGTAAAGATATTAAGTTTTCTGATCGCAAAGCTGAAACAGAGTCTCTTCTTGCCTCCCTAAAGAAAGCAGGGATTGACCTTGTAAAATCTAATCCATCTATTATTAAATCAGCAGAAGAAGAGGATGTTTGTCCTACTTGTCTTGAAG AATATGATGTCGACAATCCAAGAATAGTCTCAAAATGTAACCACCATTTTCATCTTTCATGCATTCTTGAGTGGATGGAAAGAAGTCAAACATGCCCAATATGCGATCAG GAAATGGTATACGAAGCTCTAtga
- the LOC101264162 gene encoding pentatricopeptide repeat-containing protein At2g46050, mitochondrial — protein sequence MGDLDEGKCIHGNVIKLGMTDVLSLGNQLLRVYVKCMKFVDACKVFDEMCARNIVTWNTLICGLRYSAETNGYLGFCYFKKMLMESVSPDCITFCGLLRLCVELKGGVWLVKELHSAIVKLGYDQSCFLGGTLVDVYGKFGLIGEARCVLDGVLARDLVLWNVMISCYVVNGLGEEAFWLFSLMRSEGFEGDEFTFASLLNSCASLGFYDSGRQIQGLVIKACFNKDVVVESALVDMYAKNEHITDARKAFDAMAFRNVVSWTTIIVGYGRRGDGKEAMELLKRMVREDFVPDELTLASVLSSCGNLSMATETVQVHAYAVKYVFSNSISIGNALINAYSKCGSIAHAYQSFSSIKAPDLFSWTSMIGAYASHGFSKEAIQLFEEMLENSVMPDSIVFLEVLSACSHGGLFSKGLQYFSLMTNNYQIVPSSEHYTCLIDLFGRLGLLDEAYEVLNSMPVESQPDALKAFVGACRIHGDVKLAKWAAEKLFVIDPTDTATYIQMSNLCASDSNWPDAALIWEMARERLHNKSPGCSMEIITHGINTLSN from the coding sequence ATGGGCGATCTTGATGAAGGGAAATGTATACATGGAAATGTTATTAAGTTGGGTATGACTGATGTTCTTTCTTTGGGAAATCAGCTCTTGAGAGTTTATGTAAAATGTATGAAGTTTGTTGATGCGTGCAAGGTGTTCGATGAAATGTGTGCAAGAAATATTGTTACTTGGAATACGTTGATATGTGGTTTAAGGTACTCTGCTGAGACAAATGGTTATCTGGGGTTCtgttatttcaagaaaatgttgaTGGAATCGGTGTCTCCTGATTGCATTACTTTCTGTGGGTTGCTCCGACTTTGTGTGGAGTTAAAGGGTGGTGTTTGGTTGGTCAAGGAGTTGCATTCTGCTATCGTGAAGTTGGGATATGATCAAAGTTGTTTTCTTGGTGGGACTCTTGTTGATGTGTATGGGAAGTTTGGGTTGATTGGAGAGGCTAGGTGTGTTCTTGATGGGGTTTTGGCGCGTGATTTAGTGTTATGGAATGTTATGATTTCTTGCTATGTAGTAAATGGTCTGGGTGAAGAGGCTTTTTGGTTATTCAGTTTGATGAGATCGGAGGGGTTTGAGGGGGATGAGTTTACATTTGCTAGTCTACTTAATTCATGTGCTAGTTTGGGGTTCTATGACTCAGGTAGGCAGATCCAAGGTCTTGTTATTAAAGCTTGCTTTAACAAGGATGTGGTGGTTGAAAGTGCACTTGTTGATATGTATGCAAAGAATGAACATATAACCGATGCTCGCAAGGCTTTTGATGCAATGGCCTTCAGAAATGTAGTCTCTTGGACCACTATTATTGTAGGTTATGGACGTCGTGGAGATGGGAAGGAAGCTATGGAACTTCTAAAAAGGATGGTAAGAGAGGATTTTGTTCCTGATGAGCTCACTTTGGCTAGTGTTCTTAGTTCATGTGGTAACTTATCAATGGCCACTGAAACTGTACAAGTTCATGCTTATGCAGTTAAATATGTATTCTCAAATTCTATATCAATTGGAAATGCATTGATAAATGCATACTCAAAGTGTGGTAGTATAGCTCATGCTTACCAGTCCTTCAGCTCAATAAAAGCACCAGATCTTTTTTCATGGACCTCAATGATTGGAGCTTATGCATCCCATGGCTTTTCAAAGGAAGCTATTCAACTTTTTGAGGAAATGTTGGAAAATAGTGTGATGCCAGATAGTATTGTATTTCTAGAGGTTCTCTCTGCCTGTAGCCATGGTGGTCTCTTTAGTAAAGGGCTGCAGTACTTCAGTTTGATGACGAATAACTACCAAATTGTGCCAAGCTCAGAACACTATACCTGTCTCATAGATCTTTTTGGACGATTGGGCCTTCTAGATGAGGCTTATGAAGTTCTAAACTCAATGCCAGTTGAATCCCAACCAGATGCCCTGAAGGCTTTCGTTGGCGCTTGTAGAATCCATGGCGATGTGAAATTGGCAAAATGGGCCGCAGAAAAGCTATTCGTGATAGATCCAACTGATACCGCTACTTACATCCAGATGTCAAACTTGTGCGCCTCTGATAGTAATTGGCCTGATGCAGCCTTGATCTGGGAAATGGCTAGAGAGCGGTTGCATAACAAATCACCAGGCTGTAGCATGGAAATTATTACTCATGGAATCAACACATTAAGCAACTAA